A genomic region of Tsukamurella pulmonis contains the following coding sequences:
- a CDS encoding TetR/AcrR family transcriptional regulator gives MATAHEPESGYELRWRAHNSQRRDLILRAAAELVEESEPGAAIPVRSIAERAGLVKSVVYRQFKSKDDLARGLRGFVVERFAAELEADLDVSTGSLREILRRSIASAATWMQDNPRLVDLLRAGPTDAAGPDGVPVAPDAIGELRHRVVARAEQTIDGLSALTGLDATAFAGVPFVVFTMVEGTLTSWVRGEASVRGRSRAEVVESLTDITWFVLDGAARTLGAQLDPDAEFSQVMNDLASGLAR, from the coding sequence ATGGCGACCGCGCACGAGCCCGAGAGCGGCTACGAGTTGCGCTGGCGCGCCCACAATTCGCAGCGGCGCGATCTGATCCTGCGCGCAGCGGCGGAACTGGTCGAGGAATCGGAGCCCGGCGCCGCGATCCCCGTGCGGAGCATCGCCGAGCGCGCCGGCCTCGTGAAGTCGGTGGTGTACCGCCAGTTCAAGAGCAAGGACGACCTGGCGCGCGGATTGCGGGGCTTCGTCGTCGAGCGCTTCGCTGCGGAACTCGAGGCCGATCTCGACGTGTCCACCGGATCGCTGCGCGAGATCCTGCGCCGCTCGATCGCCAGTGCGGCCACGTGGATGCAGGACAATCCGCGCCTCGTCGACCTGCTGCGCGCGGGGCCCACCGACGCAGCGGGTCCGGACGGTGTCCCCGTCGCGCCCGATGCGATCGGCGAACTCCGGCACCGCGTCGTCGCCCGCGCCGAGCAGACGATCGACGGGCTCTCGGCGCTGACCGGATTGGACGCCACCGCCTTCGCCGGCGTGCCCTTCGTGGTGTTCACGATGGTGGAGGGCACGCTCACCAGCTGGGTCCGGGGCGAGGCGTCGGTGCGGGGGCGTTCGCGCGCCGAGGTGGTCGAATCGCTCACCGACATCACGTGGTTCGTGCTCGACGGTGCCGCCCGCACGCTGGGCGCGCAGCTCGACCCGGACGCCGAGTTCAGCCAGGTGATGAACGACCTGGCGTCCGGTCTGGCACGATAA